One part of the Acetoanaerobium sticklandii genome encodes these proteins:
- the leuS gene encoding leucine--tRNA ligase: MEKYNHKPIEKKWQDIWEEKGVFHASNDSDKEKFYPLVEFPYPSGQGLHVGHPRSYTALDVVARRRRLDGYNVLYPIGWDAFGLPTENYAIKNKIHPKIVTKDNIANFKRQLMSLGISFDWSREINTTDEGYYKWTQWIFIQLFNKGLAYKNKMPINWCNSCKVGLANEEVIQGTCERCGGEVVRKEKNQWMLKITEYADRLIDDLDLVNYIDRVKIQQKNWIGRSYGMEIKFPVDDTSLTVFTTRPDTIYGATYMVISPEHPIIQEKSHKIQNLDEVLAYKEEAAKKSEFERTEVNTEKTGVRVLGLDAVNPLTKQNIPLFVSDYVLMTYGTGAIMAVPGHDTRDHEFAKVFDLPIVEVVSGGNVQEEAFTDIDNGTIVNSPIIDGLSVKEAKEKISEYIEAQGLGTKKVNFKLRDWVFSRQRYWGEPIPLVYCEKCGWVPLPDSELPLTLPEVESYEPTDDGESPLSKITDWVSTTCPCCSGPAQRETDTMPQWAGSSWYFLRYADPDNNEELASKKALDYWMPVDWYNGGMEHTTLHLLYSRFWHKVLYDIGVVTNPEPYAKRTSHGMILGENNEKMSKSRGNVVNPDEIVEEYGADTFRMYEMFIGDFEKSVPWSSLGIKGCRRFIERTWKLQEMIREEDIFSDKIESSLHKTIKKVTEDYETLKFNTAIAAMMSLINEIYDIGGITKKDYQTFLILLNPVAPHVTEELWQLMGFDGFLNEAPWPKYDESKLVESTIEIPVQINGKVRGKIVVAANISQDEVITMAKSDLVVKDMLDGKEIKKIIYVPGKILNIVV; the protein is encoded by the coding sequence TTGGAAAAATATAATCATAAGCCTATAGAAAAAAAATGGCAGGATATCTGGGAAGAAAAAGGCGTATTTCACGCATCAAATGATTCAGATAAAGAGAAGTTTTATCCTCTTGTAGAGTTTCCTTATCCATCAGGACAAGGGCTGCATGTAGGGCATCCTAGATCATATACTGCACTTGATGTTGTTGCTAGAAGAAGAAGATTGGATGGATATAATGTACTTTATCCTATTGGTTGGGATGCATTTGGCCTTCCTACAGAAAACTATGCAATCAAAAACAAAATTCATCCTAAAATAGTTACAAAGGACAATATAGCTAACTTTAAAAGACAGCTTATGTCTCTTGGAATATCTTTTGACTGGTCAAGAGAGATAAATACTACTGATGAAGGGTATTATAAATGGACTCAGTGGATATTTATTCAGCTTTTCAACAAAGGACTAGCTTACAAAAATAAAATGCCTATAAACTGGTGTAATAGCTGTAAAGTTGGCCTTGCAAATGAAGAGGTTATCCAAGGAACTTGTGAGCGTTGTGGCGGAGAAGTCGTACGTAAAGAAAAAAATCAGTGGATGCTTAAGATTACTGAGTATGCAGATAGATTGATTGATGATTTAGATTTAGTTAATTATATAGATAGAGTTAAGATTCAGCAGAAAAATTGGATTGGTCGTTCATATGGTATGGAGATTAAATTTCCAGTCGACGATACTAGCTTAACTGTATTTACTACAAGACCAGATACTATATATGGAGCTACATATATGGTAATTTCTCCTGAGCATCCTATAATTCAGGAAAAAAGCCACAAAATTCAAAACTTAGATGAAGTTCTTGCATATAAAGAAGAAGCTGCTAAAAAATCTGAGTTTGAAAGAACTGAAGTAAACACTGAAAAAACAGGTGTAAGAGTTTTAGGCTTAGATGCTGTAAATCCTCTTACAAAACAAAATATTCCGCTTTTTGTTTCTGATTATGTTCTTATGACATATGGAACGGGAGCTATAATGGCAGTGCCAGGCCATGATACAAGAGACCATGAATTTGCAAAAGTATTTGATCTACCTATAGTTGAGGTAGTATCAGGAGGAAATGTTCAGGAAGAAGCCTTTACTGATATAGATAATGGTACTATTGTAAATTCGCCTATTATAGATGGACTTTCTGTTAAAGAAGCTAAAGAAAAAATATCTGAGTATATAGAAGCTCAGGGACTTGGAACTAAAAAAGTAAACTTTAAATTAAGAGACTGGGTATTTTCTAGACAAAGATATTGGGGAGAGCCTATTCCACTTGTGTATTGTGAAAAATGTGGTTGGGTGCCGCTTCCAGATAGTGAGCTACCACTTACACTACCAGAAGTAGAATCTTATGAACCGACAGACGATGGAGAGTCACCACTTTCTAAAATCACTGACTGGGTAAGTACTACATGTCCTTGCTGTAGTGGACCAGCGCAAAGAGAGACTGACACTATGCCGCAGTGGGCTGGCTCATCATGGTATTTCTTAAGATATGCAGACCCTGACAATAATGAGGAGCTAGCTTCTAAAAAAGCTCTTGATTACTGGATGCCAGTAGATTGGTACAATGGAGGAATGGAGCATACTACGCTTCACCTTCTATATTCACGTTTCTGGCATAAAGTTCTATATGATATAGGTGTAGTTACAAACCCTGAACCGTATGCAAAGAGAACTTCTCATGGTATGATTCTAGGTGAAAACAACGAAAAAATGTCCAAATCAAGAGGCAACGTTGTTAATCCAGATGAAATAGTAGAAGAGTATGGTGCTGACACCTTTAGAATGTATGAAATGTTCATTGGAGACTTTGAAAAAAGTGTTCCATGGTCATCTTTAGGAATCAAAGGCTGTAGACGTTTTATAGAGCGTACTTGGAAGCTTCAAGAAATGATTAGAGAGGAAGACATATTCTCTGATAAAATCGAATCTAGCTTGCACAAGACTATCAAAAAAGTGACAGAGGATTATGAAACCCTAAAATTCAACACAGCCATAGCGGCTATGATGTCATTGATAAATGAAATTTATGATATAGGTGGAATAACTAAAAAGGACTATCAAACATTCTTGATTTTATTAAATCCAGTTGCTCCCCACGTTACTGAAGAACTATGGCAGCTTATGGGATTTGACGGATTCTTAAATGAAGCTCCTTGGCCAAAATATGATGAATCAAAGCTTGTAGAGTCTACTATAGAGATACCTGTTCAGATTAATGGAAAGGTAAGAGGCAAGATAGTAGTAGCAGCAAACATATCTCAAGATGAAGTAATCACAATGGCAAAATCTGATTTAGTTGTAAAAGATATGTTAGACGGAAAAGAAATTAAGAAAATAATTTATGTTCCAGGAAAAATACTAAATATAGTTGTATAA
- a CDS encoding TetR/AcrR family transcriptional regulator: MQETTLDKIKQISINLFNEKSYEGTSLKDIFNLIGISAPSFYYYYSSKKDLYIELIKDAEELHRKAFMEVLEKSKAKSSKQQLEALIKQYWVFKAENPDVANFLARNALFPPFEFREEIWAMLKEHYIKYHEFVQEIVKNGMETNEINQDVSEDYIVKMFFQMLIGSYINVSAPTKDSLDDKVNFSLQVLFDGIGA, from the coding sequence ATGCAAGAAACAACTCTAGACAAAATCAAGCAAATATCGATTAATTTATTTAACGAAAAGAGCTACGAAGGAACTAGCTTAAAAGATATTTTCAACTTGATTGGAATATCTGCACCTTCTTTTTATTACTATTATTCATCTAAAAAAGATTTATATATAGAGCTGATTAAGGATGCAGAAGAACTTCACAGGAAAGCGTTTATGGAGGTTTTGGAAAAAAGCAAAGCAAAATCAAGCAAACAACAGCTAGAGGCACTTATAAAGCAGTACTGGGTATTTAAAGCAGAAAATCCAGATGTAGCCAATTTTTTAGCCAGAAATGCACTTTTTCCTCCTTTTGAGTTTAGAGAAGAAATCTGGGCTATGCTAAAGGAGCATTATATTAAATATCATGAGTTTGTTCAAGAAATTGTAAAAAATGGCATGGAAACAAATGAGATAAACCAAGATGTTTCAGAAGATTATATTGTAAAAATGTTTTTTCAAATGCTAATCGGTAGTTATATTAATGTAAGTGCGCCTACAAAAGATTCTCTAGATGATAAAGTGAATTTCAGCCTCCAGGTGTTATTTGATGGTATAGGTGCATAA
- the trhA gene encoding PAQR family membrane homeostasis protein TrhA, with product MPKILKKIKDPVSCLTHMAGAIASIVGMIVLILLAIREGTPWHIVGFSIFGASLILLYSASTIYHMLDISDRVNLILRKVDHMMIFVLIAGTYTPICITALRGGLGWTLLVVIWTAGILGMILKGVWMNAPRWLSTLIYAVMGWMIILAIYPLAKAIPAQGTVFLVMGGLFYTIGAVIYGLKWPKINFKYFGFHEIFHIFVLAGSLSHFFMMYYVI from the coding sequence ATGCCTAAGATTTTAAAAAAAATAAAAGATCCTGTTAGCTGTCTTACACATATGGCAGGAGCTATAGCATCAATAGTTGGGATGATTGTTCTCATTTTATTAGCAATTAGAGAAGGAACTCCATGGCATATAGTTGGATTTTCAATTTTTGGAGCTAGCTTAATTTTGCTTTACAGCGCTAGTACAATTTATCATATGCTAGATATCTCGGATAGAGTCAATTTGATACTTAGAAAAGTTGACCATATGATGATATTTGTGCTTATTGCTGGTACTTATACACCTATATGCATAACAGCTCTTAGAGGTGGACTTGGATGGACTCTGCTTGTTGTAATTTGGACAGCTGGAATTTTAGGGATGATTTTAAAGGGTGTGTGGATGAATGCACCTAGATGGCTGTCTACTCTTATTTATGCTGTAATGGGCTGGATGATTATACTTGCTATTTATCCACTAGCAAAAGCTATACCTGCTCAAGGTACAGTATTTTTGGTTATGGGAGGACTCTTCTATACTATAGGCGCAGTTATTTATGGTTTAAAATGGCCAAAGATTAATTTTAAGTATTTCGGATTTCATGAAATATTTCATATTTTTGTGTTAGCGGGCAGTTTAAGTCATTTTTTTATGATGTATTATGTCATATAA
- a CDS encoding helix-turn-helix domain-containing protein has product MDNITTLTPGDILRKIRKELGFKQHELAADDITRNLISLIENNRATLNRGNAEILVRNMNSLCKARGIDIELEFRDLFIPGIYDAKSKARGYMDYLKEATYNNYKIPNDKIDEIALFVSKWDLQPQNTYIYELIAKYYLEHNDIPTSYSYYIKTFENAVKIDKNPMIVLNLAPRVMDVCVYLGRTNDALQIGKIAQAHCFSEDMKCMVPIWYKLASINYNNKNYDESSKHLTQLDKYLEMSESSRIVDINILKILVCIENKNYKKALEILNTTEALIQNEDEIEGLLNSMKIKIFTLKSNKKSVQKEIDILDDHLSSLKYIPAYISDISLNMAFGYTYLKNTSKANEYLKTALSFALKNKDRISYKKIIEFIYDNEANFIDILEEVINNKSDKLAHFLNERDLISLMKLLNKNQKFDLSNKILLQYNI; this is encoded by the coding sequence ATGGATAATATAACTACACTTACTCCAGGTGATATTCTAAGAAAAATAAGAAAAGAGCTTGGATTCAAGCAGCATGAATTAGCTGCTGATGATATAACTAGAAATTTGATTAGCCTTATAGAAAACAACCGCGCTACCTTAAATAGAGGTAACGCTGAGATTTTGGTTAGAAATATGAATAGTCTATGCAAAGCCAGAGGTATAGATATCGAGCTTGAATTTAGAGATTTATTCATTCCTGGTATTTACGATGCAAAAAGTAAAGCTAGAGGTTATATGGATTATCTTAAGGAAGCCACTTATAATAACTACAAAATTCCTAATGATAAAATAGACGAAATAGCTTTATTTGTAAGCAAGTGGGATCTTCAGCCTCAAAACACTTATATATATGAGCTAATTGCAAAGTATTATTTAGAACACAATGATATCCCAACAAGCTATTCGTATTATATCAAGACATTTGAAAATGCAGTTAAAATAGACAAAAATCCTATGATAGTTTTAAATCTTGCTCCTAGAGTTATGGATGTATGTGTATATTTAGGAAGAACAAATGATGCGCTTCAAATAGGCAAAATAGCTCAAGCACATTGTTTTTCTGAAGATATGAAATGCATGGTTCCTATATGGTATAAACTTGCCTCAATAAACTATAACAATAAAAATTACGATGAATCATCTAAGCATTTGACTCAATTAGATAAATATCTAGAAATGTCTGAATCATCTAGAATTGTAGATATTAATATTTTAAAAATCCTAGTATGTATAGAAAACAAAAACTATAAGAAGGCTTTAGAAATTCTAAATACTACAGAGGCTCTTATCCAAAATGAGGATGAAATAGAAGGCCTTCTTAATTCAATGAAAATAAAAATATTTACACTTAAGAGCAATAAAAAAAGTGTTCAAAAAGAAATTGATATCCTAGATGACCACCTTAGCTCTTTAAAATATATTCCAGCCTACATTTCAGATATTTCTCTTAATATGGCTTTTGGGTATACTTATTTAAAAAATACATCTAAAGCAAACGAATATCTTAAAACGGCTCTATCCTTTGCTCTAAAAAACAAAGATAGAATATCATATAAAAAGATAATAGAATTCATTTATGACAATGAAGCTAATTTTATTGATATCTTAGAAGAAGTAATTAATAATAAATCAGATAAACTAGCTCATTTTTTAAACGAGAGAGATTTAATATCCCTAATGAAGTTATTAAATAAAAACCAAAAATTTGATTTATCTAATAAAATTTTACTTCAATATAATATATAA
- a CDS encoding GlsB/YeaQ/YmgE family stress response membrane protein, whose protein sequence is MGIIAWIILGALAGWIASKFTGNDASMGAFGNIIAGIVGASVGGFVFGMIGGQGVTGFNIWSLFVAVIGAVIVLSIINMVKR, encoded by the coding sequence ATGGGAATTATTGCTTGGATTATTTTAGGTGCTCTTGCAGGTTGGATAGCTAGTAAATTTACTGGTAATGATGCTAGTATGGGAGCGTTTGGTAATATTATCGCAGGTATTGTAGGAGCTTCTGTAGGAGGCTTTGTATTTGGTATGATAGGCGGACAGGGAGTTACTGGATTTAATATATGGAGCTTATTTGTAGCAGTGATTGGTGCAGTAATAGTACTGTCTATTATAAATATGGTAAAAAGATAG
- a CDS encoding tryptophan transporter has translation MKTKNMILTALFLAIGFILHSSVPGIFGMKFDLFLAFMFLSIVIYPTLQNALLAGAVGGMITALTTTFPGGQLPNFIDKMVTALIVYLMIKAMASLKNDKLKMAIIGLIGTAISGTVFLGSALFIVGLPAPFMVLFTSIVLPTSLTNMVITLVVYKACMVATKGRLQFS, from the coding sequence ATGAAAACAAAAAACATGATTTTAACTGCACTTTTCTTAGCAATAGGCTTTATTCTTCACTCTAGTGTACCTGGAATATTCGGAATGAAATTTGATTTATTCTTAGCATTTATGTTTTTAAGCATAGTTATTTACCCAACTTTGCAAAATGCACTTTTAGCTGGTGCAGTTGGTGGCATGATTACTGCTCTTACTACTACATTTCCTGGAGGCCAGCTTCCTAATTTTATAGATAAAATGGTTACAGCACTTATAGTTTACCTAATGATTAAAGCAATGGCTTCACTTAAAAACGATAAACTAAAGATGGCTATCATAGGGCTAATAGGTACTGCTATAAGCGGAACAGTATTTCTAGGAAGTGCACTATTTATAGTTGGTCTTCCTGCTCCATTTATGGTGTTATTCACTTCAATCGTGCTGCCTACCTCACTTACTAATATGGTAATTACTCTTGTAGTATACAAGGCTTGTATGGTAGCAACTAAAGGCAGATTGCAATTTTCCTAA
- a CDS encoding metal-sensing transcriptional repressor has protein sequence MKDTKNDEIMPLLQEQKKPLVPRTEDEMAKLLSRLKKIEGQVRGLQKMVEDERYCIDILVQISAVNAALKKVGMQVLKRHTTHCVADAIKKDDSEETIDELMKTIELFMKI, from the coding sequence ATGAAAGATACTAAAAATGATGAAATAATGCCGTTACTTCAAGAACAGAAAAAGCCTTTAGTCCCTAGAACAGAGGATGAAATGGCAAAACTTTTGTCTAGGCTAAAGAAAATAGAAGGTCAAGTGAGAGGTCTTCAGAAAATGGTAGAAGATGAGAGGTATTGCATAGATATACTTGTTCAGATATCAGCAGTAAATGCAGCTCTTAAAAAAGTGGGTATGCAGGTTTTAAAAAGACATACAACACACTGCGTTGCAGATGCTATTAAAAAAGACGACTCTGAAGAGACAATAGATGAACTTATGAAAACTATAGAATTATTTATGAAAATATAA
- a CDS encoding heavy metal translocating P-type ATPase yields the protein MSKKKVILGIDGMTCASCSAAIEKTLNKKEAVEANVNLAMEKASIEFDDSVIGLKEIEETIEKLGYTVVKNKVLLEVDGMTCAACSSIIEKVVGKLEGVYSVSVNLTTNTAQIEYNEKLISLDEIQKKMDKLGYPSRLKTDDKDKKAKQKDELATKKTKLIISIILSLPLLYTMVGHMPWETSLPMPDILMNPWFQMLLATPVQFIIGWSFYVGAYKSLMNKSANMDVLIVIGTSAAYFYSVYEGLKSIGTHHMPHLYFETSAVLITLVLLGKYLESNAKGKTKEAIEKLLSLQAKEATVIREGKEIRLPLEEVKKGDVVVVKPGEKIPVDGIVISGNSSVDESMLTGESIPVEKSSGDEVIGATINKNGNFTFEATKVGKDTALAGIIKIVEEAQGSKAPIQRMADKISGVFVPVVVAIAFVAFLVWYFIADKGNFAHALEVAISVLVISCPCALGLATPTSIMVGTGKGAENGILFKGGEYLETTHKIDAVLLDKTGTVTKGKPEVTDYFEHEKGALAYIVSAEAKSEHPLADAIVLYGETKNINKLEISSFEAIPGKGLHAKVDAKDVLIGTRALMKMYDINIDSGEDEYALLENEGKTVMFAAIDGKFSASIAVADTIKQSSKSAIEKINKLGIAVYMVTGDNQRTANAIASQVGIENVYAEVLPEQKADVVKDLKDKGYKVAMVGDGINDAPALAFADIGMAIGTGSDVAIEAADVTLVGGDLDHIPKSIDLSRKTMRNIRQNLFWALFYNTIGIPVAAMGFLEPWVAGAAMAFSSVSVVSNALRLKKVKL from the coding sequence ATGTCAAAGAAAAAAGTTATTTTAGGTATAGATGGAATGACCTGTGCTTCTTGCTCTGCAGCAATTGAAAAAACTTTAAATAAAAAAGAAGCCGTGGAAGCAAATGTTAATCTAGCAATGGAAAAAGCTTCTATTGAGTTTGACGATTCCGTGATAGGTTTAAAGGAAATAGAGGAGACCATTGAAAAGCTAGGCTACACTGTTGTGAAAAATAAGGTGCTATTAGAAGTAGATGGTATGACTTGTGCAGCTTGCTCTAGCATAATAGAAAAAGTAGTAGGTAAATTAGAGGGGGTATATTCAGTTTCTGTCAATCTCACTACTAATACAGCTCAGATTGAGTATAACGAAAAGCTTATTAGCTTAGATGAAATTCAAAAGAAAATGGATAAGCTAGGATATCCTTCAAGGCTGAAAACTGATGATAAAGATAAAAAGGCTAAACAAAAGGATGAGCTTGCTACTAAAAAAACCAAACTAATTATTTCGATAATCCTGTCTCTACCACTTTTATATACCATGGTAGGGCATATGCCTTGGGAGACAAGTCTTCCTATGCCAGATATTCTTATGAACCCGTGGTTTCAGATGCTACTAGCGACACCAGTTCAGTTTATTATTGGCTGGAGCTTTTATGTAGGCGCTTATAAGTCACTAATGAATAAAAGTGCAAACATGGATGTACTGATTGTAATAGGAACCTCGGCGGCATATTTTTACAGTGTATACGAAGGTTTAAAATCAATTGGGACACATCATATGCCTCACCTATATTTTGAGACAAGTGCAGTGCTTATCACTCTAGTTCTTCTTGGGAAGTACCTTGAAAGTAATGCAAAAGGAAAAACAAAGGAGGCTATTGAAAAACTACTTAGTCTTCAAGCTAAAGAGGCTACTGTTATAAGAGAGGGAAAAGAAATAAGACTTCCTCTTGAAGAAGTTAAAAAGGGAGATGTAGTAGTTGTAAAGCCAGGAGAAAAAATTCCTGTCGATGGTATAGTGATTTCAGGAAATAGCTCAGTAGATGAGTCTATGCTTACGGGAGAATCTATTCCTGTTGAAAAAAGCTCTGGGGATGAAGTTATAGGTGCAACCATAAATAAAAATGGTAATTTTACTTTCGAAGCTACTAAAGTAGGAAAGGATACTGCTCTAGCCGGAATAATAAAAATAGTTGAGGAAGCTCAAGGCTCGAAAGCGCCTATACAGAGAATGGCTGATAAAATATCAGGAGTATTTGTTCCTGTAGTAGTTGCTATTGCCTTTGTAGCATTTTTAGTATGGTATTTTATAGCAGACAAAGGGAATTTTGCTCATGCTCTAGAGGTTGCTATTTCAGTTCTTGTTATATCATGTCCGTGCGCCCTAGGTCTTGCTACTCCTACTTCGATTATGGTTGGTACAGGCAAGGGAGCAGAAAACGGGATACTATTCAAAGGCGGAGAGTACCTCGAAACTACGCATAAGATAGATGCAGTGCTTCTTGATAAAACTGGTACAGTTACAAAAGGAAAACCAGAGGTTACAGATTATTTTGAGCATGAAAAAGGTGCTTTAGCTTATATAGTGTCAGCCGAAGCGAAATCTGAGCATCCTTTAGCAGATGCAATAGTCTTATATGGAGAGACTAAAAATATTAATAAGCTCGAAATAAGTAGCTTTGAAGCAATACCAGGCAAAGGCCTGCATGCTAAAGTGGATGCTAAAGATGTATTAATAGGAACAAGAGCTCTTATGAAAATGTATGACATAAATATTGATTCTGGTGAGGATGAATATGCCCTGCTTGAAAACGAAGGCAAAACAGTGATGTTTGCAGCAATCGATGGGAAATTTTCAGCGAGCATTGCTGTTGCTGATACAATAAAGCAAAGCTCAAAATCAGCAATAGAAAAAATAAATAAATTAGGAATTGCAGTTTATATGGTTACAGGAGATAATCAAAGAACTGCAAATGCAATAGCATCACAAGTGGGTATAGAAAATGTATATGCAGAGGTACTTCCTGAACAAAAAGCTGATGTAGTAAAAGATTTGAAAGATAAAGGTTATAAAGTCGCTATGGTAGGAGATGGGATAAACGATGCTCCAGCTTTAGCTTTTGCAGATATAGGTATGGCTATAGGAACTGGCTCAGATGTAGCGATAGAAGCGGCAGATGTCACTCTAGTTGGAGGAGATTTAGATCATATACCAAAATCAATAGATTTAAGTAGAAAAACTATGAGGAACATAAGACAAAATCTATTTTGGGCATTATTTTACAATACAATAGGAATTCCAGTTGCAGCAATGGGATTTTTAGAGCCTTGGGTAGCTGGAGCAGCTATGGCATTTAGTAGTGTTTCTGTTGTAAGCAATGCACTTCGTTTGAAAAAAGTTAAGCTATAG
- a CDS encoding HD domain-containing phosphohydrolase: MKILVADDEAINRKLLEIEVKELGYKVLTAKDGYEAKQIWENERPSIVLTDWNMPNMNGIDLVKHIRNNEGNDYTYIIMVTAMAREDDLIVGFEAGVDDYLTKPVGKHELYWRLKAGLRLISNNDKDMLIFALAKLTEIRDEDTGNHIERIRLYSKLIAEELYKRGERPLEINQKFIDDIYITSVLHDIGKVGIPDNVLFKPDKLNSEEYNIIKNHTLIGYKTIESLISKSQRKTTLSMAGEIARSHHENWDGSGYPDGLNGEDIPLSARIVALADFYDALVSKRVYKESWTHDDVVKEIFRQSGKKLDPYVVSGFLSIESEFQKISSALAE, encoded by the coding sequence ATGAAAATACTTGTTGCTGATGATGAAGCCATAAATAGAAAACTACTGGAGATAGAAGTAAAGGAGCTAGGGTATAAGGTATTAACTGCCAAGGATGGCTACGAGGCAAAGCAGATATGGGAAAATGAGAGACCTTCAATAGTTCTTACAGATTGGAACATGCCTAATATGAATGGAATAGATTTGGTTAAGCATATTCGAAATAATGAAGGCAATGACTACACCTATATAATAATGGTCACTGCTATGGCGAGAGAAGATGATTTGATTGTAGGCTTTGAAGCAGGAGTAGATGACTATCTTACAAAGCCTGTTGGAAAACATGAGTTATACTGGAGGCTAAAGGCAGGACTTAGACTTATTTCCAACAATGACAAGGATATGCTTATTTTTGCGCTCGCGAAGCTTACAGAAATAAGAGATGAAGACACAGGTAACCATATAGAAAGAATAAGGCTATATAGTAAGCTGATAGCTGAAGAACTTTATAAACGAGGAGAAAGACCACTCGAAATTAATCAAAAATTTATTGATGATATTTATATTACTAGCGTACTTCATGATATTGGAAAAGTAGGAATACCTGATAATGTTTTGTTCAAACCAGATAAATTAAATTCAGAAGAATATAATATTATAAAAAATCATACCCTTATAGGGTACAAAACGATTGAATCACTTATTTCAAAGAGCCAAAGAAAAACTACACTTAGTATGGCTGGAGAAATTGCTAGAAGTCATCATGAAAATTGGGATGGGAGTGGTTATCCAGACGGATTAAATGGCGAAGATATTCCTCTAAGTGCTAGAATAGTTGCTCTTGCAGATTTTTATGATGCACTTGTAAGTAAAAGGGTGTATAAAGAATCTTGGACCCATGATGATGTAGTGAAAGAAATATTTAGACAATCAGGGAAAAAGCTAGATCCATATGTTGTATCGGGGTTTTTAAGTATAGAATCAGAGTTTCAAAAAATAAGCTCTGCACTAGCTGAGTGA